Within Aricia agestis chromosome Z, ilAriAges1.1, whole genome shotgun sequence, the genomic segment GCCTCGAAAATTATACTGAAAACAGTTGACAACAGTCTCCTTAACGGGGGGGTAGTGATAAGGGGGATTTTACATAAACTATCCCTATTCCCTCCTCACTCCATCTCACCATCAGAATACTCGGTTATaatctaaacttaaaaataatattatcttcattataGGTCTCTCCTTCATCACCATCATATTGAACTCTTCTTTAGAAGCattccaaaaacctaaaaaaatagttGGTTTAGTGTCATTAAATGtacttaatactataaaagatatactgtatatataatattgtttacggGGCAATATGCTTTATGTTTGTTTTCCatacttaacccatcaagccccaagcggaacccaggtgccgcataacaactgaatatctattgtgtctggtatttattaaaaaagagtAATGCCAGGATAAATTTTCAAAAAGTAAATCCAAGTAATGATTTGAGTACTTACAGGGGGAGGTGTAAGAGCTGTTGATCATTTTACTCTCCgttagaacttttttatttcaataaaatcattgtTTCAAACTTACGTTTAAAATGATTATCCCAATATTGTGATGCCTTCATAAGGGAGTAAGGATTAAAAACTTGCATGAAACTTGCGTCTAAAAAATATTCTGTTCGTCGTCTATTTTGAAGCATTTTcaaatcctgaaaaaaaaacatttagtccatgacaatatttttatcgatataaatatatacttcaAGCAAGGTGCATCCCTAAAGCACACGTAAAAATCTATgccaaattattacttgatgtgacatttttagcactaatgccttacatagcacgaataagggattaataaacttttaaattttctttttagcttacaaaaataccgattgataaGCCCATAAAACGTTGTTGAAAACTTACGTATGACaagttaaatccacgtgtttgaggcattccttggccgtttttatggtttattatttagcggaaccacaaaacccaacaagatattgcatttaacgttcactaaacacttttattagcacttttaaaacatgaaatatgcaggCCGATTCCTTTGTTATGTTCTACTgggtaggacataacattacaggcTTTTGACGTTTACGCACCGATATGagctttctctttcactcaacTTACTGCGTTGTTAGAAAGAGTAACATtatcaactgtcaaaatataaCTGCCAATAGTATAATACCTCCAtggataattttcataaatttcaatttgaaatatttcctcagaattaccggtgaacccactttttttttgggctcaaaaaatcgcaaatcgtataaagaaattgataagcagttttttagctgtttatctttgatacaaagttccaaattttgacgaattctcaaaaattgtaacacttccggcaaacattacgtacgataaatggaaattttaaaatgaattatttcacgtaacttgtcggtaaggtattgattttttcatgattttttgttatcaatcgatgcaggatgttatattctactatatacttcgaatttagctcaaaatctttgaatttataaatgttatataggGACATCCTTATAtaagttccttttctcgccacgttcataaacagccttgtcgaactctaccTTCATGACCTCAATGGTCCAATGTCCataatccattttttttaatcatcccggtcgggacaggcaaagggagcgttgcccacaAGAAGTTTACACCCTGTAAACTTCTTGGTTGCCCATATAGCCATTTCCATAATCCATTGACATGCCATTGACATTGcatttgacatttttaaatataacctaaaaacattgttttacaaaaatatagtagcctgtattaaaataaaaaaagtgaaaaatgaaCTCACGTTACCTAAGATCTTTTACGATATTACGGACCTTAAAACAGAGCAATCGCTACGTTACAACTTTAAGCAATTTTCCCCTAAGCcaagaaaaacataataaaaaggaATTCAAGAcggaaaacaataatttaaactaTTTAGGAGACCCAGATACATTTGGGACCCTCTCAAAAAAGGTTGTAGAACATAACTTCGAAGAAGATGAAGATGATATTAAAGAAGAAAAGTTTCTGCAAGACTTGCCTTTACAGTCACAAAAGCTAACCATTAAACAGTATGCTGATCTAATCAAGCAATATGTTAAATTAAAACGTTTAAAAGAAGCTATTGACATTCTCGAAGTGAGAATGTTAAAGGAAGATCGGGTTAAACCAGATAACtacatatacaatatattaattgGTGCATGTGCCGAGCTTGGGTACACGAAAAAAGCATTTAAACTTTATAATGACATGAAAAAAAGAACTTTAAAACCTACTGGGGATACCTACACATGCCTGTTCGAAGCCTGCATCAACAGTCCCTTTCCAAAGTATGGATTGAAACAAGCCACCAATTTAAGAAACTTGATGATAGAAAAGGGAGTAGAGCCGAATTTGACCAACTACAATGTCATGATCAAAACTTTTGGCAGATGTTCTGACCTGCCTACCGCTTTCAAAATTGTTGATGAGATGAtttcaaagaaaattaaaataagagtTCAAACATTCAATCACCTGCTACAAGCCTGTATCACAGATAAAGAAAATGGGTTAAGACATGGCCTAGTGGTTTGGAGAAAAATGCTGAATATGAAAGAAAAACCAAATATTTACTCATTCAATCTTATGCTGAGATGTGTTAAGGAATGTAATTTAGGCTCTAAAGACGATCTAATACAACTGATCGAAGCTTCTCAAATACAATTACAACCGAATCCAAAACCTCTGTTTATTGAAGGAAAAGCAGAAACTAAACATAAtaacatacaaaagttaaaaagccCTAAAAATTCAATGGAAGAAGTTTGTATAAAAGAAGACAGCAATAGTGATGAGTCTAGCAGCTTACCTAATAATAACAATGTGACACAATTACAAAACATTACTTCTTTAGCCACTGCAGAACCAACCTTACAAATAATTGATAAGCCTAATAAAATAACCACCTCGCAAAGAACTGTTCCGAATCTACtttcaaaagttataaacataGATGAAGTGTTATCCCTGCAAGAAGTAACTACCCCACAAGACAAATTTGCCATTATAGGAGGCCAAGATGACTTCCTAAAAGAAATGAATGTTTATTCAGTGCAGCCAgatataaaaacatttacacagATGCTACCCCTTCTTGAAAATAGTACAGAGGCGGAAAATAGACTTCTAGAATCAATGAATGCATTAAACATTAAACCAGAcatagatttttataatatgctCATGAAGAAGAGGTGTTTGAGATATGATTATAATGCTGCCCTTGTAAGTGTAATATATTGTGCAATACaattatcacatattttatgaattctttttttggtattattttttaattttgtttttttttcaggcaGTAAAGAATATAATTGAAAAAG encodes:
- the LOC121739262 gene encoding pentatricopeptide repeat-containing protein 1, mitochondrial — encoded protein: MNSRYLRSFTILRTLKQSNRYVTTLSNFPLSQEKHNKKEFKTENNNLNYLGDPDTFGTLSKKVVEHNFEEDEDDIKEEKFLQDLPLQSQKLTIKQYADLIKQYVKLKRLKEAIDILEVRMLKEDRVKPDNYIYNILIGACAELGYTKKAFKLYNDMKKRTLKPTGDTYTCLFEACINSPFPKYGLKQATNLRNLMIEKGVEPNLTNYNVMIKTFGRCSDLPTAFKIVDEMISKKIKIRVQTFNHLLQACITDKENGLRHGLVVWRKMLNMKEKPNIYSFNLMLRCVKECNLGSKDDLIQLIEASQIQLQPNPKPLFIEGKAETKHNNIQKLKSPKNSMEEVCIKEDSNSDESSSLPNNNNVTQLQNITSLATAEPTLQIIDKPNKITTSQRTVPNLLSKVINIDEVLSLQEVTTPQDKFAIIGGQDDFLKEMNVYSVQPDIKTFTQMLPLLENSTEAENRLLESMNALNIKPDIDFYNMLMKKRCLRYDYNAALAVKNIIEKDRKSRKRHPLSKKHSLKLNIMTYGILALTCKDRKQAEELLNEMKEKQLKLNIEILGTLLQNATHDMQFGYILFVMSLVKQDNLRVNGVFLKHLEKFNNKCLSILEKNKQNNVESPVLKAAYERFYKIYINWLNDINIEEVLKEEHPWQQFKEPHPETLQRENINIIQPKKFYKRSHRFVKYVPKV